In one Alnus glutinosa chromosome 12, dhAlnGlut1.1, whole genome shotgun sequence genomic region, the following are encoded:
- the LOC133852696 gene encoding uncharacterized protein LOC133852696, producing MPVKAIVEEVKGRWGVDVKEHRLYRARKLAKDKIRGKLDEQYNKLWDYLEMIRVTNASSCVMMKIERPLPDIPGKFQRLYFSLAAMKRGFLAGCRPIIGLDGCFLKGPHKGQLLAAISRDANNQMYPVAFAVVEAETKNSWTWFLEALLSDLGTPPAEGWTFISDRQKGLVPSLDSVASNAEHRICCRHLYANYRDAGHKGLALKDKLWGAAAAYTEAEWRREIEELNEISPDAYDYLSKIDPSTWARSWFSTFPKCDLIVNNLSECFNAWILKQCDLPIISLLEMLRTKLMKRYQKKWEGISNMEGRICPKIMVLLDELSRDAGHCYGVYAGDGFFEITDKQNQYVVNLKGI from the exons ATGCCTGTAAAGGCAATTGTAGAGGAGGTGAAGGGTAGGTGGGGTGTGGATGTCAAAGAGCACAGGCTGTACAGGGCTAGAAAACTTGCAAAAGACAAGATCCGTGGAAAATTGGATGAACAGTACAACAAGTTGTGGGATTATTTAGAGATGATAAGAGTAACAAATGCTAGCAGTTGCGTAATGATGAAGATAGAGAGGCCGTTACCTGATATTCCAGGAAAATTTCAGAGGTTGTACTTCTCTTTAGCGGCCATGAAAAGAGGTTTTCTTGCTGGTTGTAGACCAATCATTGGCCTGGATGGATGCTTCTTAAAAGGCCCGCATAAGGGCCAACTATTGGCCGCGATTTCGAGGGATGCAAACAACCAGATGTATCCAGTTGCATTTGCAGTTGTGGAAGCCGAAACTAAAAATAGTTGGACCTGGTTCTTAGAAGCTTTGCTATCGGACCTCGGCACTCCTCCCGCAGAAGGATGGACATTTATTTCGGATCGCCAGAAG GGTTTGGTACCGAGTTTAGATTCGGTTGCTTCCAATGCTGAGCACCGAATTTGTTGTAGACATTTATACGCAAACTACAGAGATGCAGGTCATAAAGGTTTGGCGTTGAAGGATAAGCTGTGGGGCGCGGCTGCAGCATACACAGAGGCTGAATGGAGAAGGGAAATTGAGGAACTAAATGAGATAAGCCCCGATGCGTACGATTACTTGTCCAAGATTGACCCAAGCACGTGGGCGAGGTCTTGGTTCAGTACCTTCCCTAAGTGTGACTTAATTGTGAACAACCTGTCAGAATGTTTCAATGCTTGGATTTTGAAACAATGTGACTTGCCAATTATATCGCTGCTTGAAATGTTGAGAACGAAATTGATGAAGAGATACCAAAAGAAGTGGGAAGGCATCAGTAACATGGAAGGAAGGATTTGTCCCAAAATTATGGTGCTGTTAGATGAACTCTCACGTGATGCTGGTCATTGCTACGGCGTGTATGCTGGGGATGGGTTCTTTGAAATCACAGACAAGCAGAATCAATATGTAGTGAATCTA AAAGGCATATGA
- the LOC133851158 gene encoding uncharacterized protein LOC133851158: MPGEEQWTKTNGEHVDPPMSRIQPGRPRTVRTRGPDEPRNQYRIRKGGVVMRCQRCKVIGHNVRTCPRIRTEAVNYRGQSSSEVQSAVDSESNPQSTFDTEPVAFNTLTTFLEFFTTFDTNTQNS, from the exons ATGCCTGGAGAAGAACAGTGGACAAAAACAAACGGCGAGCATGTAGACCCACCAATGAGTAGAATACAACCTGGGAGGCCGAGAACAGTAAGGACTAGAGGACCAGACGAGCCCAGGAATCAATACAGGATAAGGAAGGGTGGGGTTGTCATGAGATGTCAAAGATGCAAGGTGATTGGACACAATGTAAGAACATGCCCCCGTATAAgaacagaagcagtgaattatAGAGGACAGTCTAGTAGTGAG GTACAATCTGCAGTTGATAGTGAATCGAATCCCCAATCTACATTTGATACTGAACCGGTAGCTTTCAATACTCTCACtacttttttggaatttttcacTACTTTTGACACTAATACTCAAAACTCTTAA